One window of the Aptenodytes patagonicus chromosome 5, bAptPat1.pri.cur, whole genome shotgun sequence genome contains the following:
- the STXBP3 gene encoding syntaxin-binding protein 3 isoform X2, which translates to MEDDYTTKLLSLCCKMTDLLAEGITVVENVYKNREPVPHMKAIYFITPTKKSVDGLIDDFITRSSSRYKAAYVYFTDFCPDNLFNKIKSSCAKSIRTCKEINISFFPYESQVFTLNVPDAFYRCYSPTLEKTKDKDPVMQVMAEQIVTLCATLDENPGVRYKSGPSDKASKLAQLVEKNLENYYKTDEKSQIKAKTHSQLIIIDRGFDPVSTVLHELTFQAMAYDLLPIENDTYKYKTEGAAGKEREAILEEDDELWVKIRHKHIADVIEEIPKLLKEVSSKRKATEGKLSISALSQLMKKMPHYRKEISRQVVHLNLAEDCMSKFKSNIEGLCKTEQDLALGTDAEGQKVKDSMRVLLPVLLNKSHESYDKIRAILLYIFSTNGTTQENLDKLIQNVQIESDSDMIRNWKYLDVPVISSSAAQQYKHPRRDRSSEETFQLSRWTPVIKDVMEDAIENKLDSKDWPYCSQCPPTWNGSGAVSARQKPKARYQDERKSSARLIIFVIGGITYSEMRSAYEVSQAYKSCEVVIGSTHILTPKGLLDEVKSLSKPKDVVCIKDD; encoded by the exons TCTGTAGATGGGCTTATTGATGACTTCATCACTAGATCATCCAGCAGATACAAAGCAGCATATGTGTATTTCACTGACT tttgtcCTGACAATCTCTTCAATAAAATTAAGTCTTCCTGTGCAAAATCAATAAGGACATGCAAGGAGATCAACATTTCCTTCTTCCCATATGAGTCTCAG GTATTTACTCTCAATGTCCCGGATGCATTCTACCGCTGTTATAGTCCAACTCTGGAAAAGACAAAGGATAAAGATCCTGTAATGCAAGTAATGGCTGAACAAATTGTTACCTTATGTGCCACACTAGATGAGAATCCAGGAGTACGATATAAAAG cgGACCATCTGATAAAGCCAGCAAACTTGCACAGCTTgttgaaaaaaatcttgaaaactaCTACAAAACTGATGAGAAAAGCCAAATAAAG GCTAAAACCCACTCCCAACTCATAATAATTGATCGTGGCTTTGACCCAGTATCAACTGTACTTCATGAACTCACCTTCCAGGCAATGGCATATGATCTGCTACCAATTGAAAATGATACTTACAA atacaaaacagaaggagctgctgggaaggaacgGGAAGCAATTCTGGAGGAAGATGATGAGCTCTGGGTGAAGATTCGGCACAAGCATATTGCAGATGTGATAGA ggaaataccaaagcttttgaaagaagtttcatcaaaaagaaaagcaacagaaggaaaa TTATCGATATCTGCTCTGTCCCAGTTAATGAAAAAGATGCCGCACTATCGTAAAGAGATTAGTAGG CAAGTTGTCCATCTTAACTTAGCAGAAGATTGCATGAGCAAGTTCAAGTCTAACATAGAAGGGCTCTGTAAAACTGAACag gaCTTGGCTCTTGGAACTGATGCAGAAGGTCAAAAAGTGAAAGACTCGATGAGAGTCCTCCTTCCAGTTCTGCTCAACAAAAGTCATGAGAGCTATGACAAAATTAGAGCTATTCTCCTGTATATCTTTAGCACAAATG GAACTACCCAGGAGAACTTGGACAAGCTGATCCAGAATGTACAAATAGAAAGTGATAGTGATATGATAAGAAATTGGAAATACCTTGATGTTCCTGTTATCTCTTCA TCTGCTGCTCAGCAGTATAAACACCCAAGAAGGGACCGTTCTTCAGAAGAAACTTTTCAACTTTCTAGGTGGACGCCTGTTATCAAAGACGTTATGGAG gATGCTATAGAAAACAAACTGGATTCAAAAGACTGGCCTTATTGTTCGCAGTGTCCTCCTACCTGGAATGGTTCAGGAGCAGTAAG TGCGCGCCAGAAACCTAAAGCTCGTTATCAAGATGAGCGAAAGAGTAGTGCAAGACTGATTATATTTGTGATTGGAGGCATTACATATTCTGAGATGCGCAGTGCTTATGAAGTTTCTCAAGCCTACAAGTCCTGTGAAGTTGTTATTG GTTCTACTCATATTTTGACACCTAAAGGACTACTGGATGAAGTAAAGAGCCTTAGTAAACCGAAGGATGTGGTCTGCATTAAGGATGACTAG